In the Primulina eburnea isolate SZY01 unplaced genomic scaffold, ASM2296580v1 ctg739_ERROPOS11973397, whole genome shotgun sequence genome, one interval contains:
- the LOC140822185 gene encoding uncharacterized protein encodes MNCLIWNIRGLRGSESQQRLHAFVKEKQIKVLAVLEPMIDLDPRFMTRRLGFSGVISNLSGHIWVFFAADVRAECVFDHAQFLHIRVSASFLPTEIFCSFVYARCDYVQRRDLWASLLLVKPVLGPWLVGGDFNVVRDASECLGSRGGRLLPMEEFNTFILDSGLIDAGFEGSSFTWTNKTIWKRLDRVLVSVDWGDHFSSIRVEHLARTVSDHCPLLVTAPVFARGPSSFRFQRMWVRHHGFLQTVRLNWNLPCSLTGMSRLFVKLKRLKNHLKWWNRDVFGNIFDKITEAESAVRSAELACEADPSDSNWTVLSDRNADLARVTAMEADFWKQKAACNWLENGERNTKLFHNMVKKKRVANKIFRIWDDGVCLTSPDMIQQSGASFFQHLLTGDPFVLDCPDFSGFPSVISDEENYGITATPSLEEVRATVFSISPDSVAGPDGFSSAFFQHCWEIVHQDVLDAVLDFFSGSPLPQSFTATTITLIPKVEGARAWSDFRPISLCNVTNKIISKLLYSRLRAVAERLISLNQSGFVPGRMISDNILLAQELTHSLTLPTRGGNVILKLDMAKAYDRVQWPFLFAVLRHFGFSEQVVALVSACISHCHFSVNINGSLSGFFGSTRGLRQGDPLSPLLFILGAEYLSRGLDRLYLRHPAIRYRSSCDLLISHLAYADDIIIFANGGSRGMQRLLDFLHHYENCSGQMVNAVKSSLILPPRCSERLRSRLLRITGFAEGHLPIMYLGVPLFRGNRTCSLFEPLLQSVRRRLEGWETRTLSPGSRMTLIRSVLLSMPIYLFQVVQPPLAVMEKLERAFNAFLWGSRPLERKWHWARWSRACLPVEEGGLGFRRLKDLVDSFSIKLWFRFRQGSSLWAKFLMRKYCLLAHPACVSSRGFISPTWRRLLQIRPRAESGIRWRVGHGDVSFWDDCWFRDVPLSSQTEVCGDRGARVSHFLSEGTWDFDLLCSVVAPSFAEQIVLVPILSGELDSARWIYSSDGDFSVRSAWELIRLRAPISGFNRPCWGSWLRPTMSFFLWRFWHQWLPVDEVLQRRGFALASRCQCCDMSETFTHVFIRSPVARPVWHFFGAVFGVRIPDTEDFRLFLSAWKRDLVWAPGGHVREFLPFIILWFLWTARNDAKHRQLSISGEMVKFQILSYLRLAHSARTVKPRHWLGVFHVARLLGISVALHRFHRTAIVRWLRPPFGCFKLNVDGSSRGASGDSSAGGVVRDDSGRVVLSFSEFIGAGSSLRAELWAVWRGLLLCSDHSFFPLWIELDSLTSIQLIRSRRCRWGLDHIISRILVLLLRGFLFSPVLPGWCEWAQTLAHYMFGLLGIGWALALTLLVLFFGPLIFPGALFLLGPLFGPLLVPGGRLLQFLVARRLSSSIGVYWMSWWFQEFFPEDPLHCYDTFVRFLLRMLDIFCSGRIAIFISLVYRHYTVISWPYLILTAGIHTVTRFQIRVVLTYWILQGDGLEMRISSWFLHSSPSYHLVFFGVLTLSAARF; translated from the exons ATGAATTGCTTAATCTGGAATATCCGGGGACTTCGCGGTTCGGAGTCCCAGCAGAGGCTTCATGCCTTTGTGAAGGAGAAACAGATTAAGGTTTTGGCTGTTTTGGAGCCCATGATTGATCTGGATCCGAGATTCATGACTCGCCGTTTGGGGTTTTCTGGAGTCATCTCTAATCTCTCCGGTCATATCTGGGTCTTTTTTGCTGCTGATGTGAGGGCGGAGTGTGTTTTTGATCATGCTCAGTTCCTTCACATCAGAGTCTCTGCCTCTTTCTTGCCGACAGAGATATTTTGTTCTTTTGTCTATGCTAGATGTGATTATGTCCAGCGTAGGGATCTTTGGGCTTCCTTGCTTTTGGTCAAGCCTGTTTTGGGTCCCTGGCTGGTTGGCGGCGACTTTAATGTCGTCAGGGATGCTTCTGAGTGCTTGGGCTCCCGTGGTGGTAGGTTGCTACCCATGGAGGAGTTCAACACTTTTATTCTTGATTCTGGCCTGATCGATGCTGGTTTTGAGGGGTCTTCGTTCACTTGGACGAATAAGACCATCTGGAAGCGGTTGGACAGGGTCTTGGTTTCTGTTGATTGGGGAGATCATTTCAGCTCGATTCGGGTTGAACATCTCGCTCGTACTGTTTCGGATCACTGTCCGCTTTTGGTTACCGCTCCTGTTTTTGCCCGTGGGCCGAGCTCGTTTCGCTTCCAGCGTATGTGGGTTAGGCACCATGGTTTTTTGCAGACTGTTAGGCTTAATTGGAATTTACCTTGCAGTCTGACTGGTATGTCGCGTCTTTTTGTCAAGTTGAAGCGTCTTAAGAATCACCTCAAGTGGTGGAATCGGGATGTTTTTGGTaacatctttgataaaatcaccGAGGCTGAGAGTGCGGTTCGTTCCGCGGAGCTTGCCTGTGAGGCCGATCCTTCTGATTCGAATTGGACTGTCTTGTCCGATCGTAATGCGGATCTGGCGCGTGTCACCGccatggaggcggatttttggAAACAAAAAGCTGCATGCAACTGGCTAGAGAATGGTGAGCGGAACACCAAACTCTTTCATAACATGGTTAAGAAGAAGCGTGTGGCTAATAAGATTTTCCGCATATGGGATGATGGGGTTTGCCTGACGTCTCCTGATATGATTCAGCAGTCGGGTGCCTCGTTTTTTCAGCACTTACTCACTGGGGATCCCTTTGTGCTTGATTGTCCTGATTTTTCGGGGTTTCCTTCGGTGATTTCTGATGAGGAGAATTATGGGATTACTGCTACCCCCTCCCTTGAGGAGGTGCGTGCGACTGTTTTCTCCATTTCTCCTGACAGTGTGGCAGGCCCTGATGGCTTCTCTTCGGCGTTTTTCCAGCATTGCTGGGAGATCGTTCATCAGGATGTGTTGGATGCGGTTTTAGATTTTTTCAGCGGCTCTCCCCTGCCCCAGAGCTTTACTGCCACCACGATTACTTTGATCCCAAAAGTCGAGGGTGCTCGGGCTTGGTCGGATTTTCGTCCGATAAGCCTCTGTAATGTCACGAACAAAATCATTTCTAAGTTGTTGTACTCTCGCTTGCGGGCTGTGGCGGAGAGACTTATTTCTTTGAATCAGAGTGGTTTTGTTCCGGGACGGATGATTTCTGATAACATCCTTCTTGCTCAGGAGCTCACTCATAGTCTCACTCTCCCCACTCGTGGTGGCAATGTTATTTTGAAGTTGGATATGGCTAAGGCCTATGATCGGGTCCAATGGCCTTTCCTTTTTGCTGTTTTGCGCCATTTTGGTTTCTCTGAGCAGGTTGTGGCTTTGGTGTCGGCCTGTATTTCTCATTGTCATTTCTCCGTTAATATCAATGGCTCTCTTTCGGGGTTCTTCGGTTCGACCAGGGGCCTCAGGCAGGGAGACCCGTTGTCCCCTCTTCTCTTCATCCTAGGGGCGGAGTATCTTTCGCGTGGTCTTGACAGACTCTACTTGCGTCATCCTGCTATTAGGTACCGTTCTAGTTGTGATCTTTTGATTTCCCACCTGGCCTATGCTGATGATATCATTATTTTTGCCAATGGTGGGTCTCGTGGGATGCAGCGTCTTTTAGACTTTCTGCATCACTACGAGAACTGTTCGGGACAGATGGTGAATGCTGTCAAGAGTTCCCTGATTTTACCTCCGCGATGCTCTGAGCGCCTTCGCTCTAGACTTTTGCGTATCACTGGCTTTGCGGAGGGTCACTTGCCGATCATGTACCTAGGTGTCCCCTTATTTCGGGGCAATAGGACGTGTTCTCTTTTTGAGCCCCTCTTACAGTCTGTTAGGAGGCGGTTGGAGGGTTGGGAGACTCGTACTCTTTCTCCGGGGAGCCGCATGACCCTCATTCGTAGCGTGCTCCTCTCGATGCCCATATATTTGTTTCAGGTTGTTCAGCCTCCGTTGGCTGTCATGGAGAAACTCGAGAGAGCCTTTAATGCCTTCCTTTGGGGGTCCAGGCCCTTGGAGAGGAAATGGCATTGGGCTCGCTGGTCTCGGGCTTGCCTCCCCGTGGAGGAGGGGGGTCTTGGCTTCCGGAGATTGAAAGATCTCGTGGATAGCTTCTCCATAAAATTGTGGTTTCGGTTCAGGCAGGGATCTTCCCTCTGGGCCAAATTTTTGATGAGGAAATATTGTCTCTTGGCGCACCCAGCTTGTGTTTCTTCTCGTGGTTTTATCTCTCCCACTTGGCGGCGTTTGCTCCAGATCAGGCCTCGTGCGGAGAGTGGTATTCGCTGGCGTGTCGGCCATGGAgatgtttctttttgggatgaTTGTTGGTTCAGGGATGTTCCCCTGTCCAGTCAGACTGAGGTCTGTGGGGATCGTGGTGCCCGGGTTTCCCACTTTCTTTCGGAGGGAACCTGGGATTTTGACCTTCTTTGTTCAGTTGTTGCTCCTTCTTTTGCGGAGCAGATTGTGTTGGTCCCGATTCTTTCGGGAGAGTTGGACTCGGCTCGATGGATCTATAGCTCCGATGGTGATTTTTCTGTCAGGTCCGCTTGGGAGTTGATCCGTTTGCGCGCCCCGATCTCTGGTTTTAATCGCCCCTGTTGGGGTAGCTGGTTGAGGCCTACGATGTCATTCTTTCTTTGGAGATTTTGGCATCAGTGGCTCCCAGTTGATGAGGTGCTTCAGCGCCGTGGCTTTGCGTTAGCGTCTCGTTGTCAGTGTTGTGATATGTCTGAGACATTCACGCATGTGTTTATTCGCAGCCCGGTGGCTCGTCCTGTTTGGCATTTTTTTGGTGCTGTCTTTGGGGTTCGTATCCCTGACACCGAGGATTTCCGGTTATTCCTTAGTGCCTGGAAGCGGGATCTGGTCTGGGCTCCAGGGGGCCATGTGAGGGAGTTTCTCCCTTTCATTATTTTGTGGTTTCTCTGGACGGCTCGGAATGACGCGAAGCACCGCCAGCTCTCCATTTCTGGAGAGATGGTGAAGTTCCAGATCTTGTCTTACCTGCGTCTCGCCCACTCTGCGCGTACTGTCAAGCCCAGACATTGGCTGGGTGTGTTTCATGTGGCGAGATTGCTGGGTATTTCGGTTGCTCTCCACAGATTTCATAGGACGGCGATTGTTCGCTGGCTGCGGCCGCCGTTCGGGTGCTTCAAGCTTAATGTGGATGGGAGCTCGCGTGGTGCATCTGGGGACTCCTCTGCTGGTGGCGTTGTTCGGGATGATTCCGGGAGGGTCGTGCTCTCATTCAGCGAGTTCATCGGAGCTGGGTCTTCTCTTCGGGCTGAGCTTTGGGCGGTTTGGAGGGGTCTTCTCCTTTGTTCGGATCATTCTTTCTTCCCTCTTTGGATCGAGCTTGACTCTCTGACTTCTATTCAGCTCATTCGTTCCCGTCGATGTCGTTGGGGTCTTGATCACATTATATCCAGGATTCTG GTACTGTTACTTAGGGGGTTTCTCTTTTCCCCCGTTTTGCCAGGCTGGTGTGAGTGGGCCCAGACACTCGCACACTACATGTTTGGTCTCCTCGGGATTGGGTGGGCTCTTGCACTTACCCTCTTGGTGCTCTTCTTTGGCCCTCTCATATTCCCTGGAGCGCTATTTTTGCTTGGGCCTCTCTTTGGTCCACTTCTGGTCCCTGGCGGGCGTTTACTGCAGTTTCTCGTTGCCCGCCGTCTCAGTTCTTCCATAGGAGTTTACTGGATGTCGTGGTGGTTCCAGGAATTCTTTCCGGAAGACCCTCTTCATTGTTATGATACCTTCGTCAGATTTCTACTTCGGATGCTGGATATTTTTTGTTCTGGCCGGATTGCGATCTTCATTTCGCTCGTCTATCGTCATTATACAGTGATTTCCTGGCCTTATCTTATTTTGACTGCTGGGATTCATACAGTTACTCGGTTTCAGATTAGAGTTGTTTTGACATATTGGATTCTTCAGGGTGATGGCTTAGAGATGAGAATTTCTTCATGGTTTCTGCACTCATCTCCCAGTTATCATTTGGTCTTCTTCGGCGTGTTGACTCTTAGCGCAGCTCGTTTTTGA